In one window of Leptospira sp. WS92.C1 DNA:
- the mdoH gene encoding glucans biosynthesis glucosyltransferase MdoH: MKGKSNHSGFIIDSKTLTYRRLSFGGLVFFFVIIGVFLEVQFLSFQSISPFEWATLILFCVLFPVISFGAATALIGLIQKLRGGDPLSISKILENTELHENEIPPTAVVMPIHCEDVSRIFAGVELMLNGIAENGLSQKLDFFILSDTSDPNLWALEEKAFFILSQKPQYKGRIYYRKRRLNLNKKSGNIADFCRRWGKRYKYMIILDADSIVTGECMKNLIHLMEKIPNAGIIQTVPEVIEAKSLFQKLSAFAAWVGNPVFGAGSFFWQLHSGPFWGHNAIVRLQPFMKHCGLPGLPGESAIGGKILSHDTIEAALFRKAGYSVWFATDLKGSYEEAPPNVLEALKRDNRWCQGNLQHFWFLFGGKLRFSSKLQILLGIFSYFSSPLWALLLISSSLTTIEDVDFFRLALLPEDWIAFRDDLYLPVAYTLQGYTLLILFLPRIVSFLEVCFFRRKEWDASFFSWVISFFLEFFHSVLMAPVYMVQYTRFIFLTFLNRKIEWGPQNRDAESGLDLGALAYTVLPACFYGLGIGTWMFVTYPILFFWFLPILAGWIFAYPLAIWTASASSKLDRFGILSNPPELNQKDLLTRLNLYREEYTKDLGSDKNRRGFFLTIVDPLLNGFHLSRLRRRKKETVGRKHHLEELRAKLKEKGASSFSNQDLQRILWDYESVSYLHSWFWTGPISSRSDWWKTLYRNYQKEILMRKIVS, encoded by the coding sequence ATGAAAGGAAAATCAAACCATTCGGGTTTTATCATCGATTCCAAAACTCTCACATACAGACGTTTGAGTTTCGGGGGTCTTGTTTTCTTTTTTGTAATCATCGGCGTTTTTTTAGAGGTTCAATTTCTTTCGTTTCAGTCCATCAGTCCTTTCGAATGGGCAACGCTTATCTTATTTTGTGTTTTGTTTCCCGTCATTTCTTTCGGGGCAGCAACGGCTCTGATCGGATTGATCCAGAAATTAAGGGGAGGGGATCCGCTTTCCATTTCAAAAATATTAGAAAATACTGAACTACATGAGAATGAGATTCCGCCAACCGCGGTTGTGATGCCGATTCACTGCGAGGACGTTTCCCGGATTTTTGCGGGAGTGGAGTTGATGTTAAATGGAATCGCGGAAAACGGTCTCTCTCAAAAGCTGGATTTTTTTATTCTTTCAGATACCTCCGATCCGAATCTTTGGGCTCTGGAAGAAAAAGCGTTTTTTATTTTGAGTCAAAAACCGCAATACAAAGGAAGAATTTACTATCGAAAACGAAGACTCAATTTGAATAAGAAGTCCGGAAATATTGCGGACTTTTGCAGAAGATGGGGAAAAAGATACAAATACATGATCATCCTCGACGCAGACAGTATCGTCACCGGCGAGTGTATGAAAAATCTGATTCACCTTATGGAAAAGATTCCGAACGCGGGAATCATACAAACCGTTCCCGAGGTGATCGAAGCCAAATCACTGTTTCAGAAGTTGTCCGCGTTTGCCGCCTGGGTAGGGAACCCGGTTTTTGGTGCGGGTTCTTTTTTTTGGCAGTTGCATTCGGGACCGTTTTGGGGACACAACGCGATCGTTCGTCTTCAGCCCTTTATGAAACACTGCGGACTTCCTGGTCTTCCGGGCGAAAGCGCGATCGGTGGAAAGATCCTCAGTCACGATACGATTGAGGCGGCGTTGTTTCGAAAAGCGGGATACAGCGTGTGGTTTGCCACGGATCTCAAAGGCTCTTACGAGGAAGCACCGCCTAACGTGTTGGAGGCTTTGAAGCGCGACAATAGATGGTGTCAGGGAAACCTGCAGCATTTCTGGTTTTTATTCGGAGGTAAACTTCGTTTTTCAAGCAAGCTTCAGATCTTACTCGGAATTTTTTCCTATTTCAGTTCTCCGCTTTGGGCTCTTCTTTTGATTTCCTCTTCTTTGACTACGATTGAAGACGTTGACTTCTTTCGTCTCGCTCTTTTGCCCGAAGACTGGATCGCGTTTCGGGACGATCTTTATCTTCCGGTCGCCTATACACTGCAAGGTTATACTCTTTTAATTTTGTTTCTTCCGAGAATCGTTTCCTTTTTGGAAGTTTGTTTTTTTCGAAGAAAGGAATGGGACGCTTCTTTTTTCTCGTGGGTGATTTCTTTTTTTCTGGAATTCTTTCATTCCGTATTGATGGCTCCGGTTTATATGGTTCAATACACCCGTTTTATCTTTCTTACATTCTTAAATCGTAAAATAGAATGGGGTCCTCAGAATCGAGATGCGGAGTCCGGTTTGGATTTAGGAGCGCTTGCATACACGGTTTTGCCGGCTTGTTTTTACGGATTGGGAATCGGCACCTGGATGTTTGTGACGTATCCGATTTTATTCTTTTGGTTTTTGCCCATTTTGGCCGGATGGATTTTTGCGTATCCTTTGGCGATCTGGACCGCCTCGGCATCTTCCAAACTCGATCGATTCGGAATCTTATCCAATCCGCCCGAACTCAATCAGAAAGATCTATTGACACGATTGAATCTCTATCGCGAAGAATATACGAAAGATTTGGGGTCTGATAAAAATCGAAGAGGTTTTTTTTTAACGATCGTGGATCCGTTGCTCAACGGATTTCATCTTTCCAGATTGAGAAGGAGAAAAAAGGAAACCGTAGGTAGGAAACATCATCTTGAAGAACTTCGAGCTAAGCTAAAAGAGAAAGGGGCTTCCTCTTTTTCAAATCAAGACCTACAGAGAATCTTATGGGATTACGAATCCGTATCGTATCTTCATTCCTGGTTTTGGACGGGGCCGATTTCCAGTCGATCCGATTGGTGGAAAACCTTGTATCGAAACTATCAAAAAGAAATTTTAATGAGAAAGATCGTTTCTTAG
- a CDS encoding glucan biosynthesis protein: MLRIHIALAFFATILLFAVANRQQKKETNLDDFKFPETEETVVLDPVSGVKIPVIKFSFEDLKKKARSMAHGRYAKPQFVSTHFLKGLSWDQYKRIRFKPESSLWKKEGNPFQIQFFHPGHLYNTNVTLHEVRSDYARQIPYDDTYFDLSNLKVQGEIPKGLGYSGFKIHYPLNTSEHTDEFTVFQGASYYRMVSKKQVYGLSARGIAINTGMPYPEDFPGFTHFWIVHPDKTDSTIFVYALLDGKTATGAYEFQISPGKVSSVHVSAEVTLRTKVDRFGIAPLTSMYWYSETKAIPEGQVYPESHDSDGLMIESGKGEWIWRPLDNPRRSTIYSFQEENPKAFGLIQRDRNFASYQDDSMKYHLRPSAWVEPEGNWGKGSVQLLLNPTIRDSDDNVGAFWVPEIFPAPLQPYEFNYTIRWLNEDPLPDDLAKTVSTRIAPVTGESDMHVFYVDFAGEKLKDLDPFTYLQAVIDVGENGELSDYNIQKIEETGIWRLTFRIIQKNKNKPVELKAILKKNQEDLSEIWTFTLESTI, from the coding sequence ATGTTAAGAATACACATAGCTCTCGCGTTTTTTGCCACGATCCTACTTTTTGCGGTCGCAAATCGGCAACAGAAAAAAGAAACCAATCTCGACGATTTTAAATTCCCTGAGACGGAAGAAACTGTGGTTTTAGATCCTGTTTCGGGAGTTAAAATTCCGGTGATTAAGTTTTCCTTTGAGGATCTCAAGAAAAAAGCCCGAAGCATGGCGCATGGACGTTATGCGAAACCGCAATTTGTATCGACTCATTTTTTAAAGGGTTTGAGCTGGGATCAGTATAAGCGCATCCGATTTAAACCGGAATCTTCTCTTTGGAAAAAGGAAGGAAATCCGTTTCAGATACAGTTTTTTCATCCCGGACATCTATACAATACGAACGTCACGCTTCACGAAGTAAGATCGGATTATGCAAGACAGATTCCGTATGACGATACCTATTTTGATCTTTCCAATCTAAAGGTTCAGGGGGAAATTCCCAAAGGTCTCGGTTATTCCGGCTTCAAGATTCATTATCCTCTTAACACTTCCGAACATACGGACGAGTTTACCGTATTTCAGGGAGCGAGTTATTATAGAATGGTTTCTAAAAAACAAGTCTACGGACTATCCGCTCGCGGGATCGCGATCAATACGGGCATGCCTTATCCGGAGGATTTTCCCGGGTTCACTCATTTCTGGATCGTTCATCCGGACAAAACGGATTCCACAATTTTCGTATATGCATTGTTAGATGGAAAAACGGCGACTGGAGCCTATGAATTTCAGATCAGTCCTGGAAAGGTTTCTTCGGTCCATGTTAGCGCCGAGGTGACTCTCAGAACCAAGGTGGATCGTTTTGGAATCGCCCCTCTGACATCCATGTATTGGTATTCCGAAACGAAAGCAATTCCGGAAGGACAGGTCTATCCCGAGTCTCACGATTCGGACGGATTGATGATCGAGTCCGGTAAGGGGGAATGGATCTGGAGACCTCTGGATAATCCGAGACGATCTACGATCTATAGTTTTCAGGAGGAAAATCCCAAGGCCTTCGGTTTGATTCAGAGAGATCGAAATTTTGCGAGTTATCAGGATGATTCGATGAAATATCATCTGCGTCCATCCGCATGGGTGGAACCCGAAGGAAACTGGGGAAAGGGAAGTGTTCAACTTTTGTTAAATCCAACGATCCGGGATTCGGACGATAACGTAGGCGCGTTTTGGGTTCCGGAAATTTTTCCCGCGCCCCTACAGCCGTATGAATTCAATTATACCATCCGCTGGTTAAACGAAGATCCCTTGCCTGACGATCTGGCAAAAACGGTTTCCACACGAATCGCTCCGGTTACTGGAGAATCGGATATGCATGTTTTTTACGTGGATTTTGCGGGCGAAAAATTGAAAGATCTGGATCCTTTTACGTATCTACAAGCCGTCATTGACGTCGGAGAAAACGGAGAATTATCAGATTATAATATTCAAAAAATTGAAGAGACTGGCATTTGGCGGCTTACATTCAGAATCATCCAAAAAAATAAGAATAAACCCGTGGAGTTAAAAGCTATACTGAAAAAAAATCAGGAAGACCTGAGCGAAATCTGGACGTTCACTCTTGAATCGACGATTTGA
- the gltB gene encoding glutamate synthase large subunit, with amino-acid sequence MNDVKEQLQLQNYLEENGLYDKTFEHDNCGVGFVASFQGESSHKIVSMGLKAVACLTHRGAVDADMVTGDGAGIMIQIPKKLFATYIEDMGHRRPDEDSIGVGMIFLPREDIDKQDMCRSLVESALMEFNFKLYAWRYVPVNPEVLGPKANQSRPQIEQVLIGKPEGMSNDDFETKLFLIQKKLMRDADRLSLAGDLYICSLSSERIVFKGLFNGNQVSQFYEDLNSEDMVSPYCIFHQRYSTNTFPSWALAQPFRILAHNGEINTIVGNRIWMLAREEELECKKWGEYQKEIHPIIRPHMSDSASLDNAMEAIVRSGKDVLQAKAMLVPNAWSKNLTMSEELKSFYEYNNTLIEPWDGPAALAFAEGDWIGGALDRNGLRPARYVVTEDGLLIMGSEAGLVQVDEEIITKKGRLGPGEMIGINLKEKKLYYNEDINALFEKKYDYREWSKENVTYLNQDLDSSMKDTITYKGDDLRRRQVLFAYSPFKQKSVIKPQAGQGKEAISSMGDDTPLSILMLSRIGLYTYFRQRFAQVTNPPIDYIREKGVTSLYTRLVKKMNLFGDEKPQNCLVLSHPYLTNLDLKRIRDMDGKPYKILTLDATFEAHVEESNTAFNYLEKALEGLLESALSAAKSGTNILVLSDKKLSKERAPIPMELAVAAVHNHLIRNKTRSAVSILVETGSAFEIHNVAVLLGYGASGVNSYLIWDTLFDLWEKGEFDSEEGARPEFHKICGNYRYGTDDGLLKIMSKMGISILSSYVGGQVFEAIGLSRTLVSKYFPGTYSRISGIGIGGIEQNILRNHEQAFYKELNPEDFISEKDDQPHRWSPRVVKFLRKAAVDNDYEAFKEATKILKESDPINIRDLFDFVARKPIPIEEVETVTEIQKRFLTPGMSHGALSIEAHTDLAIAMNRLGAKSSSGEGGENPSRYVVNENGDLANSSIKQIASGRFGVTSEYLNSATEIEIKIAQGAKPGEGGQLPGKKNNEEIATNRHTPMGIDLISPPPHHDIYSIEDLSQLIYDLKMANHTAQVSVKLVSEAGVGTIAAGVAKANADVILISGHVGGTGAAPITSIKYAGSPWELGLSETHQVLVMNGLRDRVVLRTDGGIVSGRDVIIAACLGAEEYGVGTASLVALGCIMARKCHLNNCPTGIATQDIKFRAKYKGSPDQLVNLFTCLALEVREYLAELGFRSIDEVIGRTDLLKQITRYDRDRLDSLDLNPILVRLPLFYDPAKQKKDRSIRKEPIGEVLDDRIIKDAEKALEGKSSMALSYLVRNTNRTVGAKISGLIARKYGSKGLPGKLEIILEGTAGQSLGAWLVKGVQITLSGDANDYVGKGLCGGVIVVKKHRKSKLKAYDNTILGNTCLYGATSGKLFCSGRAGERFGVRNSGAEAVVGGAGDHFLEYMTSGTIVCLGSVGKNMGAGMTGGVAYFFQRDWDIQPLLNKEYVKTVDLEQGDYEVIKGLIGEHSKLTGSDLSEGILKDFDENKSYFVKVVPK; translated from the coding sequence ATGAATGATGTAAAAGAACAGTTACAACTCCAAAATTATCTAGAGGAAAACGGCCTTTATGACAAGACGTTTGAACACGATAACTGCGGAGTGGGATTTGTTGCTTCCTTTCAGGGAGAAAGCAGTCACAAAATCGTATCTATGGGACTCAAGGCCGTTGCGTGCCTGACACATAGAGGGGCCGTGGATGCGGATATGGTTACCGGAGACGGTGCCGGTATCATGATTCAGATTCCTAAGAAGCTGTTTGCAACCTACATAGAAGACATGGGTCACAGAAGACCCGACGAAGATTCCATCGGAGTCGGAATGATTTTTCTTCCAAGAGAAGACATCGATAAACAAGATATGTGTCGGAGTCTTGTGGAATCAGCGTTGATGGAGTTTAACTTTAAACTGTATGCATGGAGATACGTCCCCGTAAATCCGGAAGTTCTCGGACCAAAGGCAAATCAATCCAGACCCCAGATCGAACAAGTCCTCATCGGAAAACCCGAAGGAATGTCCAACGACGACTTCGAAACCAAGTTATTTTTGATTCAGAAAAAACTAATGAGAGACGCGGATCGTCTTTCTCTCGCGGGAGATTTGTATATCTGTTCTCTTTCTTCCGAAAGAATCGTCTTTAAAGGATTGTTTAACGGAAATCAGGTTTCTCAATTCTACGAAGATCTCAATTCGGAGGACATGGTTTCTCCGTATTGTATCTTTCACCAAAGATATTCCACAAACACATTTCCTTCTTGGGCGCTTGCGCAGCCGTTTAGAATCCTCGCTCACAACGGAGAGATCAATACCATCGTAGGAAATAGAATCTGGATGCTCGCGAGAGAGGAAGAGCTCGAGTGTAAAAAATGGGGCGAATACCAAAAGGAAATTCATCCTATCATCCGCCCTCATATGAGCGACTCCGCGAGTTTAGACAACGCGATGGAAGCGATCGTTCGTTCAGGAAAGGACGTTCTTCAGGCAAAAGCGATGCTCGTTCCGAACGCTTGGTCTAAAAATCTCACGATGTCCGAAGAACTCAAAAGTTTTTACGAATATAATAATACTTTAATAGAACCTTGGGACGGCCCCGCCGCTCTCGCGTTTGCGGAAGGCGATTGGATCGGAGGCGCTCTTGACAGAAACGGCCTTCGTCCGGCGCGTTATGTGGTCACCGAAGACGGACTTTTGATCATGGGATCCGAAGCCGGTCTCGTTCAAGTGGACGAAGAAATCATCACTAAAAAGGGACGTCTTGGACCTGGAGAGATGATCGGGATCAACCTCAAAGAGAAAAAACTCTACTACAACGAGGACATCAACGCGCTCTTTGAAAAGAAATACGATTATAGGGAATGGTCCAAAGAGAACGTAACGTATCTCAATCAGGATTTGGATTCGTCCATGAAAGATACGATCACCTATAAAGGCGACGATCTGAGAAGAAGACAGGTGTTGTTTGCGTATTCGCCGTTTAAACAAAAATCGGTGATCAAACCGCAGGCCGGTCAGGGAAAAGAAGCGATCAGCTCGATGGGGGACGATACCCCTCTGTCGATTCTGATGCTTTCCAGAATCGGGCTTTATACTTATTTCCGTCAGAGATTCGCGCAGGTAACCAACCCTCCGATCGATTACATTCGTGAAAAAGGTGTGACCTCCCTTTACACTCGCCTTGTGAAAAAGATGAACCTGTTCGGAGACGAAAAACCTCAGAACTGCCTGGTTCTTTCTCATCCGTATCTCACAAACTTGGATCTCAAACGGATCCGAGACATGGATGGAAAGCCGTATAAGATTTTAACCTTGGACGCTACTTTTGAAGCGCACGTAGAAGAATCCAATACTGCATTTAATTATCTGGAAAAAGCTCTAGAAGGACTTTTAGAATCCGCTCTTTCGGCTGCGAAGTCCGGAACAAACATCCTTGTTCTTTCGGACAAAAAACTTTCGAAAGAAAGAGCTCCGATTCCTATGGAATTGGCGGTTGCGGCGGTTCACAATCATCTCATCCGAAACAAAACCCGTTCCGCGGTTTCGATTCTTGTAGAGACTGGATCTGCATTCGAAATTCATAATGTGGCTGTATTGTTGGGATACGGCGCCTCCGGTGTGAACAGTTATCTGATCTGGGACACTCTGTTTGACCTTTGGGAAAAGGGAGAATTTGATTCTGAAGAAGGGGCTCGTCCGGAGTTTCACAAGATCTGCGGAAACTATCGTTACGGAACCGATGACGGACTTCTGAAGATCATGTCCAAGATGGGAATTTCGATTCTTTCCTCATACGTGGGCGGTCAGGTTTTTGAAGCGATCGGTCTTTCCAGAACCCTTGTTTCCAAATACTTTCCCGGAACTTATTCCAGAATTTCGGGAATCGGAATCGGCGGGATCGAACAGAACATTCTGAGAAACCACGAACAGGCATTTTACAAAGAACTCAATCCGGAAGATTTTATTTCCGAAAAGGACGATCAACCTCATCGTTGGTCTCCGAGAGTCGTTAAGTTTTTGAGAAAGGCCGCTGTCGACAATGACTACGAAGCGTTCAAAGAAGCGACTAAGATTCTCAAAGAAAGCGATCCGATCAATATCAGAGATTTGTTCGACTTCGTGGCAAGAAAACCGATCCCGATCGAAGAAGTGGAGACCGTTACCGAAATTCAAAAACGTTTTCTCACTCCGGGAATGTCACACGGCGCGCTGTCGATCGAAGCTCATACGGATCTTGCGATCGCCATGAACCGGTTAGGCGCTAAGTCTTCTTCCGGAGAAGGCGGGGAAAATCCTTCTCGTTACGTAGTGAACGAAAACGGAGACCTGGCAAATTCTTCGATCAAACAGATCGCCTCCGGAAGATTCGGAGTTACTTCGGAATATTTAAATTCTGCGACGGAAATCGAGATCAAGATCGCTCAAGGTGCGAAACCGGGCGAGGGCGGTCAGCTGCCGGGCAAGAAGAACAACGAGGAGATCGCGACCAACCGTCACACTCCGATGGGAATCGATTTGATTTCTCCTCCGCCTCACCACGATATTTATTCGATCGAGGACTTATCCCAGCTCATCTACGACTTGAAGATGGCCAATCACACGGCGCAAGTATCCGTAAAACTTGTATCCGAAGCGGGAGTAGGAACGATCGCGGCCGGCGTTGCAAAAGCGAACGCGGACGTGATTCTGATCTCCGGTCATGTGGGTGGAACCGGTGCGGCTCCGATTACTTCGATCAAGTATGCCGGGTCTCCTTGGGAACTCGGACTTTCGGAAACACATCAGGTTTTAGTAATGAACGGACTCAGAGACAGAGTCGTTTTAAGAACGGACGGCGGAATCGTTTCAGGAAGAGACGTGATCATCGCGGCTTGTCTTGGCGCTGAGGAATACGGAGTGGGAACTGCGTCGCTCGTCGCTCTTGGTTGTATCATGGCGAGAAAATGCCACTTGAACAACTGTCCTACCGGAATCGCGACTCAGGATATTAAATTCCGCGCGAAATACAAAGGATCTCCTGATCAGCTCGTGAATCTGTTCACTTGTTTGGCGCTGGAAGTCAGAGAGTATCTCGCAGAATTGGGATTTAGATCCATCGACGAAGTCATAGGAAGAACGGATCTTTTAAAACAAATCACACGTTATGATAGAGACAGATTGGATTCTTTGGATCTCAATCCGATTCTCGTTCGTCTGCCTCTGTTTTACGATCCTGCAAAACAGAAAAAAGACAGATCGATCCGTAAAGAACCGATCGGAGAAGTTTTGGACGATCGTATCATCAAGGACGCGGAAAAAGCTCTGGAAGGAAAATCTTCCATGGCTCTTTCCTACCTGGTGCGCAACACAAACAGAACCGTGGGTGCGAAAATCTCCGGTCTGATTGCGAGAAAATACGGATCCAAGGGATTGCCTGGAAAACTGGAAATCATCTTGGAAGGAACCGCGGGACAATCTTTGGGAGCTTGGCTCGTGAAGGGAGTTCAGATCACTCTTTCCGGAGACGCGAATGACTATGTCGGCAAGGGGCTCTGTGGTGGTGTGATCGTCGTCAAGAAACACAGAAAGTCCAAACTCAAAGCGTATGACAATACGATTTTGGGAAACACATGTCTTTATGGTGCAACTTCAGGAAAGTTATTCTGTTCCGGAAGAGCTGGAGAACGTTTTGGCGTTCGGAATTCCGGTGCCGAAGCCGTTGTTGGTGGCGCCGGGGATCACTTTTTGGAATACATGACCAGCGGAACCATCGTATGTCTCGGAAGCGTAGGTAAGAATATGGGCGCAGGTATGACGGGCGGAGTCGCATACTTTTTCCAGAGAGATTGGGACATTCAACCTCTTCTGAACAAAGAATACGTAAAAACCGTGGATCTGGAACAGGGCGACTACGAAGTCATCAAGGGTTTGATTGGTGAACATTCTAAATTGACCGGATCCGATCTTTCGGAAGGAATTCTGAAGGATTTTGATGAAAATAAAAGTTATTTTGTCAAGGTAGTTCCGAAATAA
- a CDS encoding DUF2442 domain-containing protein — translation MKNYLSHLSHSLRVVRYPANRFKLLKSATDSDLKQVKLELDGYALRWENLDEDLTVQGIIEGRFQLPL, via the coding sequence ATGAAGAACTATCTATCTCACTTATCTCACTCCTTACGGGTCGTTCGATACCCTGCGAATCGATTTAAACTTTTAAAATCCGCTACGGATTCCGATCTCAAACAAGTAAAACTCGAGTTAGACGGGTATGCTTTACGATGGGAAAATCTCGACGAGGATCTGACCGTCCAAGGAATCATAGAGGGGCGTTTTCAACTTCCTTTATAA
- the ispG gene encoding (E)-4-hydroxy-3-methylbut-2-enyl-diphosphate synthase has translation MNFRYNYTPFAYQKRKTREVKVGDIGIGGDNPIRIQSMINSDTTDTEGSVKQILELERAGCEIVRLTVPSQPDADNLPNIRRELKKAGSKVPLVADIHFTPSVAMKSVEFVEKVRINPGNFADKKRFSVRDYTDSEYNEELERISEVFSPLVIRCKELGVAMRIGTNHGSLSDRIMNRYGDTPQGMVESAIEFIRIAESFNYYDIIVSMKASNPQVMVQAYRMLASRFGELRMDYPLHLGVTEAGDGKDGRIKSAIGIGSLLEDGLGDTIRVSLTEDPVLEVPVAKLLADKFNGRKTSFEKAKGYSEFRNPFAYQRFYSSEIKIGKFEAGESHPVRVETILPFENSKRFLANIASLYQYGKHLSIEPESILVDSPEPYQLEEIKEAATALSIPVGILLGKNISLNEKFQKELKRFSKIVFDPFLQFQDGEKMLSFLKDRQTSGLYTEIHTSGEKLESLKGLPDTLVEMGIKNVLFSLDTREILYDYRKLGTILSNFEFPIVLHGSFETPETALYDSSIRIGGLLIDGIGDVIRIRTDPGSYLEEIFQLSYDLLQGTRLRLTKTEYISCPSCGRTLFDLQETTARIKSRTGHLKGVKIAVMGCIVNGPGEMADADFGYVGAGPGKVHLYKGKEIVMKNVPSEIADEKLVELIKNHGLWRESSDP, from the coding sequence ATGAACTTTAGATACAATTACACCCCGTTCGCTTATCAAAAAAGAAAAACCAGAGAAGTTAAAGTGGGAGACATAGGAATCGGCGGAGACAATCCGATTCGGATCCAGTCCATGATCAACAGCGACACGACCGATACCGAAGGATCCGTAAAACAAATTCTCGAATTGGAACGCGCCGGTTGCGAAATCGTAAGACTCACCGTCCCTTCCCAGCCGGATGCGGACAACCTTCCCAACATTCGCAGAGAACTCAAAAAAGCCGGCAGCAAAGTTCCGTTAGTCGCCGACATCCATTTCACACCGAGTGTCGCGATGAAATCCGTGGAGTTTGTGGAAAAGGTAAGAATCAATCCCGGAAATTTTGCGGACAAAAAAAGATTTTCCGTTCGGGATTATACCGATTCCGAATACAACGAAGAGCTGGAAAGAATCTCGGAAGTATTTTCCCCTCTCGTGATCCGATGCAAAGAACTCGGAGTCGCGATGAGAATCGGAACCAATCACGGTTCCCTTTCCGATCGAATCATGAATCGATACGGAGACACACCTCAGGGAATGGTGGAATCCGCGATCGAATTTATCCGGATCGCGGAAAGTTTCAATTATTATGATATTATTGTGAGTATGAAAGCTTCGAATCCGCAGGTGATGGTCCAAGCCTATCGTATGCTCGCGTCTCGTTTCGGAGAATTGAGGATGGACTATCCTCTTCATCTCGGCGTCACCGAAGCCGGTGACGGTAAAGACGGAAGGATCAAGTCAGCGATCGGAATCGGTTCCCTTTTGGAGGACGGACTCGGAGATACGATCCGTGTTTCTCTCACGGAAGATCCGGTGCTCGAAGTTCCCGTCGCCAAACTCCTCGCGGACAAATTTAACGGAAGAAAAACGAGTTTTGAAAAGGCAAAGGGATATTCCGAATTTAGAAATCCGTTTGCATACCAACGATTTTACAGCAGCGAAATCAAGATCGGAAAGTTCGAAGCAGGGGAATCGCATCCGGTCCGAGTGGAAACGATTCTTCCGTTTGAAAATTCAAAACGTTTTTTGGCAAACATAGCGTCGCTCTATCAATACGGAAAACACCTATCCATAGAACCGGAAAGCATTTTGGTGGATTCTCCGGAACCGTATCAGCTTGAAGAAATCAAAGAAGCCGCGACGGCACTTTCAATTCCCGTGGGAATTCTTCTCGGAAAAAATATTTCCCTCAACGAAAAATTCCAGAAAGAATTGAAACGTTTTTCGAAAATCGTATTCGATCCTTTTTTACAGTTTCAGGACGGAGAAAAAATGCTCTCCTTTTTGAAAGATAGACAGACTTCCGGACTTTATACCGAAATTCACACGAGCGGTGAAAAACTAGAATCCCTAAAAGGACTTCCAGACACGTTAGTCGAAATGGGAATCAAAAACGTTTTGTTTTCCCTCGATACCCGCGAAATTTTATACGACTATCGAAAACTTGGAACGATCCTGAGTAATTTCGAATTTCCGATCGTCTTACACGGCTCTTTTGAAACGCCCGAAACCGCGTTGTATGATTCCTCGATCAGAATCGGGGGGCTTCTGATCGACGGGATCGGGGATGTCATCCGGATCCGAACGGATCCGGGATCGTATCTCGAAGAAATTTTCCAACTTTCCTACGATCTGCTACAGGGAACCCGGCTTCGCTTAACAAAAACAGAATATATTTCCTGTCCCTCCTGCGGTAGAACCCTATTTGATCTTCAGGAAACCACGGCCAGAATCAAGTCCAGAACCGGACATCTCAAAGGTGTCAAAATCGCAGTCATGGGGTGTATCGTAAACGGCCCGGGAGAAATGGCGGATGCGGATTTCGGATACGTAGGCGCCGGCCCGGGCAAGGTCCATCTTTACAAAGGAAAAGAGATCGTGATGAAAAATGTTCCAAGCGAGATTGCGGACGAAAAACTCGTAGAACTGATCAAAAATCACGGACTCTGGCGGGAATCGAGCGATCCGTAG